One Mycobacterium paraseoulense genomic window, GCTGCTCGACCACCTGTCCGATGTCGCCAAACAACACTTCGACACCGTGCTGGCCCACCTGGACGCGTTCGGCGTGCCCTACGTCATCAACCCGCGCATGGTGCGCGGGCTGGACTACTACACCAAGACCACCTTCGAGTTCGTGCACGACGGTCTGGGCGCCCAATCCGGGATCGGCGGCGGGGGCCGCTACGACGGCCTGATGCACGAACTCGGCGGGCAGGCCCTGTCGGGCATCGGGTTCGGGCTCGGCGTGGACCGCACCCTGCTGGCGCTGCGGGCCGAGGGCAAGAGCGTGGGGGAGACCACCCGCTGCGACGTGTTCGGGGTGCCGCTGAGCGACCAGGCCAAGCTGAAGCTGGCGGTGCTGGCCGCCCGGCTGCGCGCCTCGGGTGTCCGGGTCGACATGGCCTATGGCGACCGCGGCCTCAAGGGCGCGATGCGCGCGGCCGACCGTTCCGGTGCCCGCATCGCGCTGGTCCTCGGCGACCGGGACATCCAGTCCGGCACGGTCGGGGTGAAGGATCTCACCACCGGGGATCAGGTGAGCGTGGCCATGGATTCCGTTGTGGCCGAGGTGCTTTCGCGGCTAACCCGCTGACCGGCGGCGCGGGCACGCGCTAGGTGACGATATCGCGGGGGTTTTGCGCTAATTCGGCAAGTTGGCCAGGAAGCACCGCACCTGGGTGGCGGCGTCACTCGGCTTGACTCCCATGTCCACCAATCTTTGGACTATTTGCGCAGAGGGCACGCCGCCACTGAAATCCGTCCACATCACGTGCACGCTGGGAAACCAGTCTTCTGCGGAAACTCCCGGCGGTGGGGGCTTCGCATCGCCGCCGAGGCACTGAACGTAACCATCGACGCCGGTGTCGGCGTGAGCGGGCGACGCCCCGATCAGCACGGCGGTGGTCACGCAGACCGCCGCGGCGACATAGGTGAACCGCATGCCGCAATATACCTCGCCTTCGCATTGTCTAACGAAGAGCATTGTCTAACGAAGAGCATTGTCTAACGAAGGCAAATCTCGGGCCGCCCACCGCGAACGGCCCCGGCCCCGCCCGGGGACGCGGGTCAGCTTTTCTTGCTGGGAATGATGATGACGACTATCAACGTGAGAATCGAGAAGAACAGCCCGAGAATTCCCCAGCCCAGCGGATTGCGGCCCTTCATCATTGCGATAACCCCGCACACAATTGCAGCGATGACACTGCCGATCGCGACGAAGATCCCTTTGATGCCGCGGAGGATAAAGCCCGCCGCGACCGGGTCCGAACTCGCCAGAATCACCGAGTGCAACATGTCAGGTCCTTTCATGAGGGGCTGTGGGGTGATACCCGCACGAATGAGCGACAAAACCGCTGCCGAATATTGGCGTTTATCCAAAACCCCCGCTTCCGGGCGGAAACACGGCATACGCCGGTTTATCCGCGTGGATAACCGCGGCGTACGGTGCGGTCGAGAATTCCGAGGGTCGCCCGCAATGCCGCCTCGGACAGGATCGGGAAAATTCCGGCTTCCCGCCACTTGGGGTCGATTTTCGACCAGTCGTAGAACGAGGTGACCACGGTCGCCGAGCCGTCTTCGGTGGGCTGGAGCCGATAGCCGTAGACGTGACCGATCGGCGGTTGGATTTGACCGAGAACCGTCCACGCGATCAAACGATCCTGTTCGAATTCGGTGATGTCGACGGTGACGTCGTATTTACCGAATTGCGGAAAGTCGTTCAGCGCTTCGCGGTCCATGTGCACGACGAACCGCTCACCGACGCGACGTACCGGATCGCCGTCCGCGTCCTGCAGCATCCCGGACGAGTCGATCGCGACGTGCCCCTGCGGGTCACACAGCACGGCGAAGATGTCCGGCGGCGCCGCCGCGATGGTCCGCTGAACCTCGATGCGTTCGGTCATGGGTCCCTCGCGGCCGGAGTAGGTACGACAGGGTCGTCGCTCACTCTACGACCGTCGCGGCACTTTCGGTGCCCTCGCTACCCCGCGGATCCGCGCGGGGTGCGCGTCGGATTCGGGTTCATCAGCCGTCCGTGCGCGATCACCGATCCGTGTTGCTTGAGACGCTGGATGCGGGTGCTGACCTCGTAGGTGAGGACCTCGTCGATGGCCCCCAGGCGGGTGGTGAGGTACTCATACAAGTCGTGGACGTCACGGCAGATGACGACGGCCATCAGGTTCTTGCTTCCGCTGACGGCGGCGGCGAAGGCGACTTGGTCGTGCGCTGCGATCTGTTCCCCGACGCGGTGTACGTGCTGGGGTGCGGCGGTCAGCCAGAGCATGGCGCTGAGGGGGTGACCGAGTCGCTCGGGAAGCACATCGACGTCGTAGAGCAACGACCCGGCCGCTTCGAGCGCCGCCAGCCGCCTGCGGACTCGCGCCACCGACCAGCCCGTGCATTCGGCCAGCCGCGAGTGGGGGGCGCGGCCGTCGTCGGCCAGCGCGTCGAGCATGGGCCGGTCCTCGACAGTGGGCCGGGACGGCCGGCCGGTTACCGGGCGGTCGACAACACCGAGAAGTTGCTCGGCCTGTTGCGCGTTGAGCTTGTGGCCGTAGCCCGTCCACGGTGCGGTGGTGGGTCGCCCGAAAGTGTGCAGCACCACATCGATGTCGATGTCGATGACCGAACTCGTTCGCGGAAGCCGCTGTAGCAGAACGTCTTCGCGACTCTCGCCGAGCGGTGCCCGGATAGTGCAGACCAGGTCGGTCCAACCCGACAGGACGTTGGCGTGGGATACATCCGGGCTCCGAATCAGCGCGTCGGCCAGGTGCGGTATGCGGTCGGGCTTGGCGTGTATCCGGCAAACCCAATGGGCCCAATCGGTACCGCCGTCGACCCCCTCCAGCCCCACGACGCGCACGACCCCGTTCCGGCGCAGCCGGTGGTAGCGCCGGGCGACCGTTTGTTCGGTCGCTCCGACAACCTCGGCGATCCGGCGAAACGGCACCCTGGGCGATATCTGCAACGCATGCAGAATCTGTCCGTCCAGCGAGTCGATCATGAGTGATAGTAGACACGCATCGGCGATCAATGAGGATTTCTGGGCTCTTCGGGCCGCACATTGGCAATTCCGTTGCCGCCGCTGCCAGCCTTGCATCGTGAAGTTGATGCGCAACGTCGTCCTGGTCACCGCGGGAGCCCCGCCGGGATCGTCGTCGGCACCGCCCGGGCCGTCCGGTTCGTCCGGCGCCACGGCTCGTGCGGCGAAGTCTCCGGTGCCGTCAACCGGACGCCCCAGAACGAAATAGCGGAGGATGCCATGCACATCGGGATCGGACTGCCGGGCCACATTGCCCACGTGCCCGGGCCGTTGACCGTCCAGTGGGCGCGCCGGGCGGAACACCGGGGATTCGCCGGCCTGGCGACCATAGACCGGCTGGTCTATGAAAGCCTCGATTCGATCGTTGCCCTGTCCGTGGCCGCGGGCGCGACCAGTGAAATCGGTTTGACCACAAACGTTCTGCTGGCACCGCTGTATCCGGCCACACTGCTCGCCAAGCAAGTCGCCACCGTGGCGGCGGTCGCAGGCGGCCGGCTGACCCTGGGCCTGGGCGTGGGCAGCCGGACCGACGACTACGCGGCGGTCGGTGTCGACTTTGGCCGGCGGGGGCGCCTTCTTGACGCGTCGGTGGGGCTGATGCGCGAGGCGTGGCGCGCCACCCCGGTCACCGGTGACAGAGCGCTGTGCCCGGCGCCGGTACAGGTCCCCATCGTGTTCGGCGGAAAATCGGAGGCGACCCTGCGCCGCGTCGCGACCGTGGGCGACGGCTGGTCGGCCGGCGCCGTGCGTGACTACCACAACCAGTCCCTATTCGCCGATCGGATACGCGACGCGTGGCGGGGAGCGGGCCGGGCGGGCAGGCCGCAGCTGCACGCCAGCGTGAACTTCGCCTTCGGTGATGAGGAGACCGTCCGCGCCGGACGGTTGCACCTGCAGTCCTATTACGGATTCGTGCCCGACTACGCGGCTCTCAACGTGGCCGACATGTTGACCGCGCCGCAGGACGCGGCGGCCACCGTTCACGCCTACCGCGACCTCGGCTTCGACGGGCTCGTCTTTCATCCCTGTGTCGCCGCGCTCGATCAGGTCGACCGCCTCGCCGACGCGGTGCTCTGAACCGCGAGATGCGCGGCCGCCACTGACGCGCGGGAGGCTTGACAACCAATCGAACGAATGTTCGAATTGGTCATGCGCTGGGCGGGCCAGGCCGTCGCGGTCAACGGCGATCCGATCGAGGACGGGGCGCTGCCGGGGCTGCAGCGCATCGGTTTCGTCCGGAGCGTGCGCGCCCCGCAGTTCGAGGG contains:
- a CDS encoding LLM class flavin-dependent oxidoreductase, giving the protein MHIGIGLPGHIAHVPGPLTVQWARRAEHRGFAGLATIDRLVYESLDSIVALSVAAGATSEIGLTTNVLLAPLYPATLLAKQVATVAAVAGGRLTLGLGVGSRTDDYAAVGVDFGRRGRLLDASVGLMREAWRATPVTGDRALCPAPVQVPIVFGGKSEATLRRVATVGDGWSAGAVRDYHNQSLFADRIRDAWRGAGRAGRPQLHASVNFAFGDEETVRAGRLHLQSYYGFVPDYAALNVADMLTAPQDAAATVHAYRDLGFDGLVFHPCVAALDQVDRLADAVL
- a CDS encoding deoxyribodipyrimidine photolyase, with protein sequence MLHSVILASSDPVAAGFILRGIKGIFVAIGSVIAAIVCGVIAMMKGRNPLGWGILGLFFSILTLIVVIIIPSKKS
- a CDS encoding Lrp/AsnC family transcriptional regulator produces the protein MIDSLDGQILHALQISPRVPFRRIAEVVGATEQTVARRYHRLRRNGVVRVVGLEGVDGGTDWAHWVCRIHAKPDRIPHLADALIRSPDVSHANVLSGWTDLVCTIRAPLGESREDVLLQRLPRTSSVIDIDIDVVLHTFGRPTTAPWTGYGHKLNAQQAEQLLGVVDRPVTGRPSRPTVEDRPMLDALADDGRAPHSRLAECTGWSVARVRRRLAALEAAGSLLYDVDVLPERLGHPLSAMLWLTAAPQHVHRVGEQIAAHDQVAFAAAVSGSKNLMAVVICRDVHDLYEYLTTRLGAIDEVLTYEVSTRIQRLKQHGSVIAHGRLMNPNPTRTPRGSAG
- a CDS encoding SRPBCC family protein; translated protein: MTERIEVQRTIAAAPPDIFAVLCDPQGHVAIDSSGMLQDADGDPVRRVGERFVVHMDREALNDFPQFGKYDVTVDITEFEQDRLIAWTVLGQIQPPIGHVYGYRLQPTEDGSATVVTSFYDWSKIDPKWREAGIFPILSEAALRATLGILDRTVRRGYPRG